A window from Pseudanabaena sp. BC1403 encodes these proteins:
- a CDS encoding ATP-binding protein, with translation MNPSSYSTETQFLEKKSLKVVTGKNADWSELAKDCVCLANAKGGIIAIGIEDDSAEPPADQKISVELREKIQKRIGELTVNVAIAPQLDTATNGGEYIRLTVARSNSIASTSDGRYYIRISDTCKPVLGDDVSRLLNERAATPWETLTNLEVPRDRIDTAKTQKFCQDIRNSDRVKSSVKEKTDAELLDHYSLTEGEWLTNLGILCIGQRSDRARLGTAPVIQFLKYDEQERKVNKLVWDDFSLSPLELVPTVWQEIPDFRERYELPDGLFRQTLPLYDETVVRELLVNALVHRPYTQRGDIFINLFRDRLEIVNAGTLPLGVTPQNILHTTVRRNEQLARVFHDLKFMEREGSGFDKIYEVLLSQGRSLPEISEGKALDRVQVTIYRQILKQDVIDFIAQIDAQYQLTQRERITLCLLAQHESLNARELGQLLTLPEDNHAIAPWLGKLTNYELVKQSGKGQATRYYIDPELLRSTQLRIKTTLQRIEPHRLEALILEDLRHYPKSSISAIQDRIAPELLRSRIKRALEKMVQDKTIDFEGENRGRRYSLTANSN, from the coding sequence ATGAATCCATCGTCATATTCAACAGAAACACAATTTTTAGAAAAGAAATCCCTAAAAGTTGTCACAGGAAAAAATGCAGACTGGAGCGAACTTGCAAAAGACTGTGTTTGTTTAGCCAATGCCAAAGGCGGCATCATTGCGATCGGCATTGAAGACGACAGCGCCGAACCACCCGCCGATCAAAAAATATCCGTCGAGTTGCGCGAAAAAATCCAAAAACGCATCGGTGAACTCACCGTAAATGTTGCGATCGCTCCTCAACTCGACACCGCCACAAACGGCGGCGAATATATACGGCTGACCGTCGCCCGATCCAACAGCATCGCCTCAACCAGCGATGGACGTTACTACATCCGTATATCAGACACTTGCAAGCCCGTACTCGGTGATGATGTCTCACGACTACTCAACGAACGCGCCGCCACACCTTGGGAAACCCTCACCAATCTAGAAGTCCCACGCGATCGTATAGATACCGCCAAAACCCAAAAATTTTGTCAAGATATCCGCAACTCCGATCGCGTCAAATCATCTGTCAAAGAAAAAACCGATGCCGAACTGCTCGATCATTACTCCCTCACAGAAGGCGAATGGCTGACGAACTTAGGCATTTTATGTATCGGACAAAGAAGCGATCGCGCCCGTCTCGGCACAGCACCCGTCATTCAATTTCTCAAATACGACGAACAAGAACGCAAAGTAAACAAACTGGTATGGGATGACTTCTCCCTATCCCCCCTAGAACTCGTTCCCACCGTCTGGCAAGAAATCCCCGACTTTCGGGAACGCTACGAACTACCCGACGGCTTATTTCGCCAAACCCTCCCCCTCTACGATGAAACCGTCGTGCGCGAACTACTAGTCAATGCCCTTGTCCACCGTCCCTATACCCAACGCGGCGATATTTTTATTAACCTCTTTCGCGATCGCCTCGAAATCGTCAATGCAGGGACATTACCCCTAGGCGTAACACCTCAAAACATACTGCACACAACCGTTAGACGAAATGAGCAGCTCGCACGGGTATTTCACGACCTCAAATTTATGGAACGTGAAGGCAGTGGCTTCGACAAAATCTATGAGGTCTTACTATCTCAAGGGCGATCGCTACCCGAAATTAGCGAAGGTAAAGCACTTGATCGCGTCCAAGTCACCATCTATCGCCAAATCCTAAAACAAGATGTAATCGACTTCATCGCCCAAATCGACGCTCAGTATCAATTAACCCAACGCGAACGCATCACCCTTTGCTTACTTGCACAGCATGAATCTCTGAACGCCCGTGAACTGGGTCAATTGCTAACATTACCCGAAGACAACCACGCGATCGCCCCTTGGTTAGGCAAACTAACCAACTATGAATTAGTCAAACAAAGCGGCAAAGGTCAAGCAACTCGTTACTACATCGACCCCGAACTATTGCGATCGACCCAACTAAGAATCAAAACCACATTACAAAGAATCGAACCCCATCGCCTAGAAGCCTTAATTCTGGAAGATTTACGCCACTATCCTAAATCAAGCATCAGCGCAATTCAAGACCGTATTGCCCCAGAATTACTTCGTAGTCGGATTAAACGCGCCCTAGAAAAAATGGTACAGGACAAGACTATAGACTTTGAGGGTGAAAACCGAGGAAGACGATACTCACTTACTGCAAATAGCAATTAA
- a CDS encoding type I restriction endonuclease subunit R, which yields MSKYNEDTLVQQTTAEYLRDELGWDVVYAYNNETFGKNGTLGRDSDREVILTRYLSAKLTEFNPNLPETAYQDAIRQIVETSTAQTLLATNRDKYYLLKDGVQVTFTNAKGDREKRRLKIFDFDNPTNNHFLAVRELWVKGDLYHRRADIVGFVNGIPLLFMELKNINKDIRAAYEENFSDYKDTIPHLFHHNAFIVLGNGIDARIGSLSSRFEHFHEWKRLEEEDKGVVDMETLLKGICTKTNFLDLFENFILFDDSSGKTIKIVAQNHQYLGVNKAVQSVRDRQDRQGKLGVFWHTQGSGKSYSMVFFTRKIHRKLGANFTFVICSDRDDLDSQIYKTFAGCGVVNNDKDPCRSSGGKHLQQLLSLQKSHVFTLIQKFNQQVDQAYSLRDDIIVISDEAHRTQYGLLSLNMRNALPKASYIGFTGTPLFSDDDITRRVFGGYISTYDFQRAVDDKATVPLYYDSRGEKLKVETTDLNERIAKKVEELEIDNVDVEQRLQKELKRDYHIITAEKRLDQIARDFVQHYATAWESGKAMFICIDKITCIRMHQLIGKYWQQYILQLEKNLKSAPSDQDENYQRRQIAWMKETQSAVIISEEQGEMEKFRKWGLDILPYRKLIKDGFELADGQSLDVESAFKNADHPFRIAIVCAMWLTGFDVPSLSTLYLDKPLKAHTLMQAIARANRVYEGKTNGLIVDYCGILKNLRAALKEYVKGQEDNPNNNEDIDPTKPESELLENLAESIDAVKVFLSDRHASLDDIIDKTRFAKNAAIATAKEAANENDQTRKRLEIMCRDVLNKFKACINSQGVNAYRKYYDAINVLYKSLESDRDRVDITDILRQLQPVINDAISVQVNEDPDSNTIFDISGIDFDRLRAEFWRSSTKNTTVQNLKQAIESRLNRLLNQNPLRTDFQKHYEEIVADYNSEKDRVAIEVTFAALLDFTQTLDAEQTRAMREGLDEESLAIYDLLQKPDLSPNEIKRIKQISVELLATLKAQDLQVDRWCDKESTRDRVKNKIHDFLYSDDSGLPVDTYTEDDVNDRAIAVFRHVFRAYPKLPSPIYAYAA from the coding sequence ATGAGTAAATATAACGAAGACACCCTCGTACAGCAAACCACCGCCGAATATCTGCGCGACGAGCTTGGCTGGGATGTTGTCTATGCTTATAACAACGAAACCTTTGGCAAAAATGGCACACTTGGCAGAGACAGCGATCGCGAAGTCATCCTCACCCGTTATCTATCCGCCAAACTCACAGAATTTAACCCCAATCTCCCCGAAACAGCCTACCAAGACGCAATCAGGCAAATAGTCGAAACCAGCACCGCCCAAACCCTACTCGCCACCAATCGCGACAAATACTACCTCCTCAAAGATGGTGTACAGGTTACTTTTACTAATGCCAAAGGCGATCGCGAAAAACGCCGCCTCAAAATCTTTGACTTTGATAATCCCACTAACAATCATTTTCTAGCCGTCCGTGAACTCTGGGTCAAAGGCGATCTCTATCATCGCCGCGCTGATATTGTGGGGTTTGTAAATGGCATCCCCCTGCTATTTATGGAACTCAAAAACATCAATAAAGACATTCGGGCTGCCTACGAAGAAAATTTTTCTGACTATAAAGATACGATTCCGCACCTTTTTCATCACAATGCTTTCATCGTTTTAGGCAATGGCATTGATGCGCGTATAGGTTCTCTATCCAGTCGCTTTGAGCATTTTCACGAATGGAAACGCCTAGAAGAAGAAGACAAAGGCGTTGTCGATATGGAAACCTTACTTAAAGGGATCTGCACCAAAACCAACTTTCTCGATCTCTTCGAGAACTTTATCCTCTTTGACGACTCCTCTGGTAAAACTATTAAAATTGTTGCTCAAAACCATCAATATCTCGGTGTCAACAAAGCCGTTCAATCAGTACGCGATCGCCAAGACAGACAAGGCAAACTTGGCGTATTCTGGCATACCCAAGGCTCAGGCAAAAGCTACTCAATGGTATTCTTCACCCGCAAGATTCACCGCAAATTAGGCGCAAACTTTACCTTTGTGATCTGTAGCGATCGCGATGATCTCGATTCACAAATCTACAAAACCTTCGCAGGATGTGGTGTCGTCAATAACGACAAAGATCCCTGTCGTTCTAGCGGTGGTAAGCATCTTCAACAATTACTCAGCCTGCAAAAAAGCCATGTGTTCACCCTCATTCAAAAGTTTAATCAACAAGTCGATCAAGCCTATTCTCTGAGAGACGACATCATCGTCATTTCCGATGAAGCACATCGTACTCAATATGGTTTGCTGTCTCTAAATATGCGAAATGCTTTACCCAAAGCAAGCTATATCGGGTTTACAGGTACGCCCCTTTTCTCTGACGATGACATTACCCGTCGTGTGTTTGGCGGATATATTTCCACCTATGATTTCCAACGCGCCGTTGATGACAAAGCCACTGTTCCCCTTTACTACGACAGTCGCGGCGAAAAGCTAAAGGTTGAAACCACAGACTTGAATGAACGCATTGCCAAAAAAGTCGAAGAATTAGAAATAGATAACGTTGATGTTGAGCAACGCCTCCAAAAAGAACTTAAACGCGATTATCACATCATCACCGCCGAAAAACGCCTAGACCAGATCGCCCGTGATTTTGTACAGCACTATGCCACAGCATGGGAATCTGGCAAAGCCATGTTTATCTGCATAGACAAGATCACCTGTATCCGAATGCACCAACTGATTGGTAAATACTGGCAGCAGTATATCCTCCAGTTAGAAAAAAATCTGAAGTCTGCACCTAGCGATCAAGATGAGAATTATCAAAGGCGACAGATTGCATGGATGAAAGAAACCCAGAGCGCTGTCATCATCAGTGAAGAACAAGGCGAAATGGAAAAGTTCCGTAAATGGGGTTTGGATATCTTGCCCTATCGCAAATTAATCAAAGACGGGTTTGAGTTAGCTGATGGTCAAAGCCTCGATGTGGAATCTGCTTTTAAAAACGCCGATCATCCCTTCCGTATCGCTATTGTCTGTGCCATGTGGCTCACAGGGTTTGATGTCCCTAGCCTCTCGACCCTCTATCTCGACAAACCCTTAAAAGCACATACCCTCATGCAAGCGATCGCTAGGGCAAATCGTGTCTACGAAGGCAAAACCAACGGCTTAATTGTGGACTATTGCGGCATCCTCAAAAACCTTCGTGCTGCCCTCAAGGAATATGTAAAGGGACAGGAAGATAATCCAAATAATAACGAAGATATCGACCCTACTAAGCCAGAGTCAGAACTGCTAGAAAATCTCGCTGAATCCATTGATGCAGTAAAAGTATTTTTAAGCGATCGCCATGCTTCCCTTGACGACATTATCGACAAGACAAGATTTGCTAAAAATGCAGCGATCGCCACAGCCAAAGAAGCCGCCAACGAAAACGATCAAACTCGTAAACGCCTAGAAATAATGTGTCGGGATGTTTTGAATAAATTTAAAGCTTGTATCAATAGTCAAGGTGTCAATGCTTATCGAAAATACTATGACGCGATCAATGTCCTCTATAAAAGCCTCGAATCGGATCGCGATCGTGTAGACATTACCGATATTCTGCGACAACTTCAGCCCGTTATTAATGATGCGATCAGCGTTCAAGTTAACGAAGATCCTGATTCCAATACAATCTTTGATATCAGTGGTATTGATTTCGATCGCCTCCGTGCCGAGTTTTGGCGTAGTTCCACCAAAAACACCACTGTTCAGAATCTCAAGCAAGCCATTGAAAGCCGACTCAATCGCTTACTAAATCAAAATCCCCTGCGTACTGACTTTCAAAAGCATTACGAAGAAATCGTTGCTGACTATAACAGTGAGAAAGATCGAGTCGCGATCGAGGTCACTTTTGCCGCTTTACTTGATTTTACGCAAACCCTTGATGCCGAACAAACCCGTGCCATGCGTGAAGGTCTAGATGAGGAATCACTAGCGATCTATGATTTGCTCCAAAAGCCCGATCTCAGTCCTAACGAAATTAAGCGCATTAAGCAAATCTCTGTTGAATTGCTAGCAACCCTCAAAGCGCAAGATCTCCAAGTCGATCGCTGGTGCGATAAAGAATCAACCCGCGATCGCGTCAAAAATAAAATTCATGACTTTCTCTACAGTGATGATTCAGGATTGCCCGTAGACACTTACACCGAGGATGATGTCAACGATAGAGCGATCGCTGTATTCCGCCATGTATTTCGAGCCTATCCCAAGCTACCATCGCCAATATATGCTTATGCAGCTTAA